From Alphaproteobacteria bacterium:
CCTTCATCACGCTGTGGTGGTACCGCATCATTCCTCACAGGTCCTACGTCAAGGGCTGGAAGATCAGCCCCAGCCATTACCTGAACCAGGACCTTTCAGGGGTTTGGCTGGAGCAATAGCCCGAGCCCAGGTTTGTTGAGACCAAAGGCTCCCCGCCCGTAAGACAGGCGGGCGGGGAGTGATGGAGCCATGTACCAGTACATCGTCAAGCGCATCCTGTTGATGATCCCGACGCTGCTTGGCGCCGCCGTGCTGGTGTTCTTTCTGCTGCGCCTGATTCCGGGCGACATCTGCGAGCTTAGGATGGCCGGGACGGGGGGGTATTTCGACAAGGAGGCGCTTGATATCTGCCGCGCCGAGATCGGCATCGACCAGCCGCTCTTCATGCAGTTCATCGATTTCATCTGGGGTTTCATCCAATTCGACCTGGGCACCTCGATGTGGACCAACCGGCCCATCGGCGAGGAGATAGCGCTGCGCTTCGAGCTCTCCCTCCAGGTCGCCATCATGGCCACCCTCACGGCCACCTTGATCGCCATTCCGCTGGGCACCGTGTCGGCCATCAAGCAGAACACCTGGATCGACTATGCCGTCCGCATCTTCAGCATCGCCGGTATCGCCATGCCGTCCTTTTGGCTCGGCATCCTCATCATCCTGGGCTTGCTGGTCTCGACCCAGGCCTTTTGGGGCACACCCTGGATGCCGCCCATCCAATACGTGCCGCTGTGGGTGGATCCCTGGCAAAACCTCAGCATGCTGATCTGGCCCACCGTGGCCACGGGCTATCGTTATTCCGCCGTGGCCACCCGCATGACCCGTTCGGCGCTGCTCGAGGTTCTGCGCGAGGACTACGTCCGCACCGCCCGGGCCAAGGGCCTCAGGGAAAAGCTCATCATCAACCGCCACGCGCTTCGCAATGCGCTGCTGCCGGTGGTGACGGTAATCGGCATCGAGTTCGCCTTCCTGATGGGCGGGCTGGTGGTGACGGAACAGGTCTTCAATCTGAATGGCCTGGGCAAGCTGTTCGTCGAGGCGGTCACCAACCACGACTACACCCTGACCCAGGCGCTGGTCATGGTCGTGGTGACGGTCTTCGTGGTGACCAACTTCGTGGTCGATATTCTCTATGCCTGGTTGGATCCCCGGATTCGCTACACTTAAGTCAAGGACAGCCTGCCGTGACCTCCGAAATCCAAGTCGAAGCAGAAATCGAGGATTACGCCGAGAAGTCGCCGTTGGCGACGGTCGTGCTCGAGATGATGCGCCGCCAGCCTCTCGGTGCCGCCGGAGCCTTGATCGTCATCGTCATGATCCTGATGGGGGTCTTTGCCGACGTCTTGACGTCCTACGACCCGACCGCCAACTCCTTCGCCGAAATGCACCTGGCGCCGAGTGCCGAGCATTGGCTGGGCACCGACCAATTCGGCCGGGACCTGTTGTCGCGCATCATCCATGGCGCCCGCACGGCGCTGTTCGTGGGTTTCGTCTCGGCCTTCATCGGCGCCACTCTGGGCCTCGTGCTGGGCGTCGGCAGCGCCTATTTCGGCGGCCGCATCGACCTCGTCTTCCAGCGCGTGATGGACGTCTTCATGGCCTTCCCGCTGATCATCATGGCGCTTGCCGTGGTTTCGATCTTCGGCACCGGAACCCAGAACGTGATCATCGCCATCACCATTCCCTTCATCCCGCGCTGCGCCCGCGTGGTGCGCTCATCCGCCCTGGCGATCCGCGAAATTCCCTACATCGACGCGGCCCGGGCCTGTGGCTTCAGCCATAGCCGCATCATCTTGCGCCACATGGTGCCTAACGTCATGGCCTCGTTCCTGATCATGATCACGGCCTTCGTCGGCCAGGCCATCCTGCTCGAGGCCTCGCTCTCCTACCTCGGCCTGGGGGTCCAGGAACCGACCCCGGCCTGGGGCCTGATGCTGCAAGGCGGCGCCGAGGAATACGCCGAAAGCGCGCCCTGGATCGCCATCTTTCCCGGCCTCGCCATCAGCCTGGCGGTGTTCGGCTTCAACCTCTTCGGCGATGCCGTGCGGGATACTTTGGATCCCCGCCTGCGCTCGGAATAGCAGGCGCGGCCTGGCGTCCCGCCTGGGCCAACAGCTCCCGGCCGAGCGGCGTCACCACGACGAAGGTCGCCCCACCATTGCGGCGCTCGCGGCCGACCAGGCCCTGATCCAAGGCATCCTCCCAGATGGTCAGGTTCGGGCATGACGTGCGCCAAGCCGCCATGACCTCGTCATAGGGGCGCGGCCGGCCCGCCAGCCATTCCACCAGATCCAAAAGCAAAGCCTGTGTATCAGCGGCCATCGCCGGCTCCTTGCGCCTGTGGCCTGCCATCATAGCAGGCTGCTGAAACACTCGATGGTGATGGTTTCAAGTGCCTTTTGGACAGCGTCGCGGATTGGTCGCCGCCCCTCTCTCTTTCTGCCTACGATAGCGACCGGCTCCCTCCCTAACTAAAGTAGGGACAGGGACCCTTTTTTCCGCCGCGCCTGGTCGAAGCCAGAGCCGCAGCCAGTCACGCCTTTGCACCGAAAAAGTAGGGACAGGGACCACTTTTTGGGGTGAGGTGGGGGGCGGCGCCGGCCAAAGTTTACCGGGGCAACCTTGGTATGCTCTACGATCGACAAGTGCCGCCGCACCCACCATTTTTCCCGGAGATGACATGACGTTCTCCACCATCGATGCCGAAAATCTTGCCCAGGCCCTGACCGACGGCGGCGAAATCGCCTTTCTCGACGTGCGCGAGGAGGGCGAGCACGGCCAAAGCCATCCCATCCTGGCCGTCAACCTGCCGCTGGGCCGGCTCGAGATCATGGTCCGCGACCTGCTGCCCGGGGCCGCCAGCCGCATCGTCATTGCCGACGACAACGGTGCCGCCGACGGCGAAGCAGACCGCGCCGCCGAACGGTTGGGCGCCATGGGCTACGGCAATGTGACTGTACTGGAAGACGGCTTCGCCGCCTGGGGCGCGGCCGGCCTCGAGCTTTACTCCGGCGTCAACGTACTCTCCAAGACCTTCGGCGAGTGGGTCGAGCTGGAATTCGCCACGCCCAGCCTGTCGGCCGACGAGGTCAAGGCCAAGCTGGACGCCGGCGCCGACCTGGTCATCCTCGACAGCCGGCCCTGGGGCGAATACCGCAACATGAACATTCCCTCGGGCATCAACGTGCCCGGCGGCGAGCTGGTCTTGCGTGTCGCTGATCTGGCGCCCGACCCCGAGACCCTGGTGGTGGTCAACTGCGCCGGCCGCACACGCTCGATCCTGGGCACCCAATCGCTGGTCAACGCCGGCCTGGTCAACCCCGTGGCGGCGCTGCGCAACGGCACCATGGGCTGGCAGCTGGCCGGGCACGAGCTCGAGTTTGCTGCCGGGCGCCGCTACGGCGAGGTATCGGGGCCGGCACTGGCTTGGTCGCGCGCGGCGGCGGCTCGCGTCGCCGAGCGCTTCGCCGTCGCCAGCGTCGACGCCGCCACCATTGAGGCCTGGCGGACCGACCGGGATCGAACCCTCTATCTGCTCGACGTGCGCTCACCCGAGGAATACCTGGCCGGGCACTTGGCCGGCTCGCGCCCGGCGCCCGGCGGCCAACTGGTGCAGGCCACCGATCACTACCTGGCGACGCGCAACGCCCGCGTCGTGCTGC
This genomic window contains:
- a CDS encoding rhodanese-like domain-containing protein, with product MTFSTIDAENLAQALTDGGEIAFLDVREEGEHGQSHPILAVNLPLGRLEIMVRDLLPGAASRIVIADDNGAADGEADRAAERLGAMGYGNVTVLEDGFAAWGAAGLELYSGVNVLSKTFGEWVELEFATPSLSADEVKAKLDAGADLVILDSRPWGEYRNMNIPSGINVPGGELVLRVADLAPDPETLVVVNCAGRTRSILGTQSLVNAGLVNPVAALRNGTMGWQLAGHELEFAAGRRYGEVSGPALAWSRAAAARVAERFAVASVDAATIEAWRTDRDRTLYLLDVRSPEEYLAGHLAGSRPAPGGQLVQATDHYLATRNARVVLLDDDGVRARLTASWLKQLGWADSFVLQDGLPDGLESGPHVPDVALPGGVEPVLISAGELAGRIAENGLTVIDVGSSQAYAKGHVPGAWWLSRARLGTSFERLPPTDTYVVSAGEPALAALAAHEIAALGGVPAMVLEGGSTAWHQAGLALEEGATRLTSEPVDVYYRPYEHGAAPADAMQGYLDWELALPGKLARDKTLSFPRVAG
- a CDS encoding ABC transporter permease; this encodes MYQYIVKRILLMIPTLLGAAVLVFFLLRLIPGDICELRMAGTGGYFDKEALDICRAEIGIDQPLFMQFIDFIWGFIQFDLGTSMWTNRPIGEEIALRFELSLQVAIMATLTATLIAIPLGTVSAIKQNTWIDYAVRIFSIAGIAMPSFWLGILIILGLLVSTQAFWGTPWMPPIQYVPLWVDPWQNLSMLIWPTVATGYRYSAVATRMTRSALLEVLREDYVRTARAKGLREKLIINRHALRNALLPVVTVIGIEFAFLMGGLVVTEQVFNLNGLGKLFVEAVTNHDYTLTQALVMVVVTVFVVTNFVVDILYAWLDPRIRYT
- a CDS encoding ABC transporter permease; its protein translation is MTSEIQVEAEIEDYAEKSPLATVVLEMMRRQPLGAAGALIVIVMILMGVFADVLTSYDPTANSFAEMHLAPSAEHWLGTDQFGRDLLSRIIHGARTALFVGFVSAFIGATLGLVLGVGSAYFGGRIDLVFQRVMDVFMAFPLIIMALAVVSIFGTGTQNVIIAITIPFIPRCARVVRSSALAIREIPYIDAARACGFSHSRIILRHMVPNVMASFLIMITAFVGQAILLEASLSYLGLGVQEPTPAWGLMLQGGAEEYAESAPWIAIFPGLAISLAVFGFNLFGDAVRDTLDPRLRSE